In the genome of Podospora pseudocomata strain CBS 415.72m chromosome 2 map unlocalized CBS415.72m_2.2, whole genome shotgun sequence, one region contains:
- a CDS encoding uncharacterized protein (COG:F; COG:H; EggNog:ENOG503P476), translated as MDEHLAQIVSLAQAKFKSTPPNRRLLIGISGPPGSGKTTLSTLLTTSLNSLLPQTTTFLPLDGYHHPRSILDTFPDRARAHKYRGSEPTFNGPAFLSLVQSLAEPITPSTSPIYAPSFDHALKDPVENAIEILPTHRIVVIEGNYIMLNKPPWSSIPPLLDIKIFISAPEPVLRQRLARRHLAAGLVDSVEKGEERADFNDVPNGRQIVENLVLYQGDVIQIGSADDVTWGPVSSSSM; from the exons ATGGACGAACACCTCGCCCAAatcgtctccctcgcccaagcCAAATTCAagtcaacaccccccaaccGTCGGCTGT TAATCGGCATCTCCGGCCCTCCCGGCTCCG GCAAAaccaccctctcaaccctcctcaccacctccctcaactccctcctcccccaaacaacaaccttcctccccctagacggctaccaccacccccgctcCATCCTCGACACCTTCCCCGACCGAGCCCGCGCCCATAAATACCGCGGCTCAGAACCAACCTTCAACGGCcccgccttcctctccctcgtccaaTCCCTCGCCgaacccatcaccccctccacatcccccatctACGCCCCCAGCTTCGACCACGCCCTCAAAGACCCGGTCGAGAACGCCATCGAAATCCTACCGACGCACAGGATAGTGGTTATCGAGGGGAATT ATATCATGCTCAACAAACCACCCTGGTCATCCATCCCGCCGTTACTGGACATCAAGATCTTCATCTCCGCGCCCGAGCCGGTTTTGCGGCAAAGGCTGGCAAGGAGACATTTGGCTGCTGGGTTAGTCGACAgtgtggaaaagggggaggagagggccgATTTTAACGATGTACCCAACGGTAGGCAGATCGTTGAGAATCTGGTTCTCTATCAGGGGGATGTAATTCAGATCGGGAGCGCGGATGATGTGACGTGGGGACCTgtctcctcgtcgtcaatgTAG
- a CDS encoding uncharacterized protein (EggNog:ENOG503PVAW), translated as MSIDKENKKTSEELAEEAAIQQAMMADLGIGRLDELPVDDGELAAMNKKKGGGKNGRHGRGDRGDREPRQEYIRRPQIQNDALVARGAKMSNVWQDAIASGVFEDDDAAAVKGLADLGGPRLHELKAEAKRKATALLKYQESQSRNNLHPYATRSQMPPAQEPHHSFAHVQQMVKSGSPFVSNRSRKQKMSSSRNAGPSRLPSAPVHLRQPSESAPLRQPVSSPLPGPSRIVQQAPRDVPVLPSQYGGNQHVANPLHMVARAEVLLNPPGRNQPLPAIVFLTVAPAPTLGFCMMFAENKLFVQFTIAEYQDFVSSDLTLSLHFGQNVLYFGLTFSTAGELESFLKVLRDLKAGKYAVGAFETSGQKPAPEPSVAPKPSIATQPPVTPANAAPANENTTVIRLPPVKPQASVSNNRAVQYASRFITGEASGTRQHDDESELKATQGVLINVEGKDTSPVQKRGSSEASALLSTLEPYGNEDALEVAPAVTSLGHDISRTSTPVENDALTHEPVRLSVPDAVAMLRNMLTAFLRKKAGGKTKREITATVEGIREAFIDVVCQDHTKSERQEVVAQIEDYLNSSAVAFVKPRRFQYTNEEMMAMKDSQVQPPAWLADVPYPHGKDGAPTPPDDGVDTKEYIRKSTIGMDWVLGKAESSAATTQKQPMTIVKTESSVAVENISPQASAAALKPVQAPVKPMAEYRKLDAGLGASRWSSTMDAPLQNSNAFTGLPYEKRWKEDSYFHDLAQLDPETRIDEAENLEDFFFPGSRAVGDRPGALATLQPSARDLGSDTQVGDLDRRMSRLTLESPAGPRATSCSTVRIDAFEQGSQLIPIEEPTPPLNTAARTFTPTARAFAPAVATPPPANTRRSSSASTLRGLGASRHASRAALPTAGRFNFHLPK; from the exons ATGTCGATCGACaaagagaacaagaagacctcagaggagctggcggaggaggccgCTATCCAGCaggccatgatg GCGGATTTGGGAATCGGCCGCCTGGACGAACTTCCCGTCGATGACGGCGAGTTGGCAGCCATGAATAAAAAGAAGGGAGGCGGAAAGAATGGCCGACATGGTCGGGGTGACCGGGGCGACCGTGAGCCCAGACAAGAGTATATTCGTCGGCCCCAAATCCAGAATGATGCGCTCGTAGCGAGGGGTGCGAAGATGTCGAATGTTTGGCAGG ATGCCATTGCGTCCGGCGTcttcgaggatgatgacgctGCCGCGGTCAAAGGGCTTGCTGATCTTGGAGGTCCTCGCCTTCACGAGCTGAAGGCAGAGGCCAAGAGAAAGGCGACGGCTTTGCTGAAATATCAGGAGAGCCAGAGCCGCAA TAACCTTCATCCCTATGCGACCCGAAGTCAGATGCCTCCGGCCCAGGAGCCACATCACTCGTTTGCGCACGTTCAGCAAATGGTCAAGAGCGGGTCCCCGTTCGTAAGCAACCGCAGCCGCAAGCAGAAGATGTCCAGCTCCAGAAATGCCGGTCCATCCCGGCTCCCATCAGCGCCTGTCCACCTCCGGCAGCCGTCAGAGTCTGCTCCCCTTCGCCAACCGGTTTCGAGCCCGCTCCCAGGCCCCTCCAGGATTGTGCAGCAGGCTCCTAGAGACGTCCCAGTCCTGCCATCCCAATATGGTGGGAACCAACATGTCGCCAACCCTCTCCACATGGTCGCTCGGGCAGAGGTTCTCCTCAACCCACCTGGAAGAAATCAGCCGTTGCCTGCCATTGTCTTCTTGACAGTGGCTCCAGCTCCCACACTGGGCTTCTGCATGATGTTTGCCGAAAACAAACTATTCGTTCAGTTCACCATTGCCGAATATCAGGACTTTGTCTCAAGCGACCTGACCCTCTCTCTTCATTTTGGACAGAACGTTCTGTATTTCGGCCTGACTTTCAGTACCGCTGGTGAGCTTGAGAGTTTCCTCAAAGTTTTGAGAGACCTCAAAGCTGGCAAATATGCCGTGGGGGCTTTTGAAACCTCTGGGCAGAAGCCTGCCCCAGAGCCATCGGTTGCTCCCAAGCCATCGATTGCAACTCAGCCGCCGGTTACTCCAGCAAACGCTGCTCCCGCGAACGAAAACACTACTGTGATTCGTTTACCACCGGTCAAGCCACAGGCTAGCGTGTCCAATAACAGGGCGGTGCAGTACGCTTCTCGGTTCATCACGGGCGAAGCCAGCGGCACGCGCCAACACGATGACGAGTCGGAGCTCAAAGCGACACAAGGTGTCCTTATCAATGTCGAGGGGAAGGACACCAGTCCGGTCCAAAAGCGTGGAAGTTCGGAGGCATCGGCACTGCTCTCGACCTTGGAGCCATACGGCAACGAAGATGCCTTGGAGGTGGCGCCTGCTGTGACTTCGCTCGGCCACGACATCAGCAGAACCAGCACGCCAGTAGAGAATGATGCTTTGACACACGAACCAGTCAGGCTATCAGTGCCTGATGCAGTTGCCATGCTCCGAAACATGCTCACGGCTTTTCTCAGGAAGAAGGCTGGCGGGAAGACCAAGCGGGAGATTACCGCAACTGTTGAAGGTATCCGCGAAGCATTCATCGATGTGGTCTGCCAGGACCACACCAAGTCCGAGCGACAAGAGGTAGTCGCACAGATAGAGGACTATCTCAACTCCTCTGCAGTGGCGTTTGTCAAGCCCCGTCGTTTTCAGTATACGAATGAAGAGATGATGGCCATGAAGGACTCCCAGGTCCAACCCCCGGCCTGGTTGGCAGATGTCCCGTATCCACACGGTAAAGATGGGGCCCCCACTCCTCCTGATGACGGTGTTGACACGAAGGAGTACATCCGGAAGTCCACCATTGGTATGGACTGGGTGTTGGGGAAAGCAGAGTCATCCGCTGCCACAACTCAAAAGCAGCCTATGACTATCGTCAAAACGGAGTCGTCCGTGGCCGTGGAGAACATTTCACCGCaggcatcagctgccgccTTGAAGCCAGTCCAGGCCCCTGTGAAGCCCATGGCTGAATATCGAAAACTCGATGCTGGACTTGGTGCCTCACGGTGGTCCTCGACCATGGATGCCCCCCTTCAAAACAGTAATGCTTTCACGGGACTCCCGTACGAAAAGCGCTGGAAGGAGGATAGCTATTTCCACGACCTCGCTCAGCTTGACCCTGAGACCAGGATTGACGAGGCTGAGAACCTGGAGGACTTTTTCTTTCCGGGTTCGCGTGCTGTCGGGGACCGTCCCGGAGCGCTTGCGACTTTGCAGCCGTCTGCCCGCGATTTGGGCAGTGACACCCAGGTGGGCGATCTTGACCGCCGAATGTCACGGCTCACTCTTGAGTCACCGGCAGGGCCACGAGCGACCTCGTGCTCTACCGTGCGTATAGACGCGTTCGAGCAGGGATCACAACTGATCCCCATCGAAGAGCCAACTCCGCCGTTGAACACGGCCGCGCGGACGTTCACACCGACTGCTCGCGCATTCGCGCCTGCAGTGgccacaccaccgcccgcaAACACGCGCAGATCATCCAGTGCGTCGACTTTGCGCGGCCTTGGAGCGTCCCGTCATGCCAGCAGAGCCGCGCTGCCGACCGCAGGCCGCTTTAATTTTCACCTTCCCAAGTGA
- a CDS encoding uncharacterized protein (EggNog:ENOG503P7NT), with amino-acid sequence MSSSFIFRQSTLQSRYLEVSCFQFCSSQSVHQTNQSIKQFKISTNSKDFVSRQQSPHQADKIEEVRQNLPLPQMPPKASDWQSADASKTNVGSGRFSSDVSTGLGSTAGLREPATKASEDIDMSGIGRQGNDGLSEPPKDARSK; translated from the exons CGCCAAAGCACACTCCAGTCGAGATATTTAGAGGTCTCCTGTTTTCAATTCTGTTCTTCCCAATCAGTTCACCAGaccaatcaatcaatcaagCAATTCAAAATAAGCACCAACTCAAAAGACTTTGTCTCACGCCAACAATCACCACATCAA GCCGACAAGATTGAAGAGGTCCGTCAgaatctccccctcccgcagATGCCCCCCAAGGCCTCCGACTGGCAGTCCGCCGACGCTAGCAAGACCAACGTCGGCAGTGGTCGTTTTTCGAGCGATGTTTCAACCGGTCTCGGTTCCACAGCTGGACTGAGGGAGCCTGCGACCAAGGCTTCGGAGGATATTGATATGAGCGGAATTGGTCGTCAGGGCAATGATGGTCTGAGCGAGCCTCCCAAGGATGCTCGGTCAAAGTAA